CTTGATCGCCGGGTCTCGCTTTGGAGGAATTTCCGAAGCTGGCTACCGAATCAATTCCTTTTGAGCTTATTTCAAGAACAGCTAAGTCGGTTAACGCATCACTTCCGACTAATTTTGCTTCCGTGTCGCTGCCATCAAAAAGAGAGACTTTGACTTTGTTAGCTCCTTCTACGACATGGTTGTTTGTAACAATATAAGCCTTATCGCCATCCTTTTTAAAGACAATGCCAGTTCCCGTTCCACTTTCTACACCTTTGTTGCTATTGTTTTCAAATCCGAAGCTGCTTTGTTGGTTTTGGATGTTGCTGATACCGACAATAGATGGTGACAGCTCTTCCACCATATCCGCAATTGAATCGGAGTTGTTTTTAGAAGCAGATGTCTTTGTAAAATTAGGAGACTGCTCCTGTCCAGAGCTTGCATTCTCCGTTATCGGGGTATTTTCCTCTTGTTGATTTGGCAAATAAGGGAACACGCCAAGCACCAAGCCGCCTCCAATGACACCTCCGAGGATGGGGCTCAGCCAAGAAGCTGCTCTTCGTTTTTTTGTCTTATTGTTATTTTTTTCTCTCGATTCTTCAACGGAAGCTGCTGTTTCACCCGCTTCGTAAATTGTTTGATTTGGTTGAGAATTTTGTTTCGATATGACCGGAGCGTCGACTTTGTCTGAATCATCTCGTGTATCGTCACTGTTCCAAACAACACGGCGTTCTTCTTCCTGTTTGTAAGAATTCGGCTCATCGGCTTTCGAGTTGTATTGATTTTGCTCGTTTGAGTTATTGTTCTGTTGATTATTATTTTCTTGGTTTTGGTCTTCTCGTCTGTAATCCATGAAAAAATCACTCCTTCTTTCATTTCTATCATGGTCTGGTGCACAGCTTTCCAATCATCTTGCTATGTACCAAAGAAATAACTTATCATCCAATCATTTCCTCATTCTCTTTCTTCCCTTACGTGTATAATACGCAAACATTGTGGGATAAAAATGAAAAAAATATGTGAAATTGTGAAAAACCTTCTTGAATACATATTAACCGTTTATAATGGCGTAAGAAAGGATGTGACTCATTTTGTCCTACACAGTTAACCTTGTGGAAGATGAACAAAGCTTAAATGAGCTGTTAACGAAATACTTACAAAGCGAGGGCTGGATCGTTACGTCTTTTTTAA
This window of the Bacillus gobiensis genome carries:
- a CDS encoding S1C family serine protease, with amino-acid sequence MDYRREDQNQENNNQQNNNSNEQNQYNSKADEPNSYKQEEERRVVWNSDDTRDDSDKVDAPVISKQNSQPNQTIYEAGETAASVEESREKNNNKTKKRRAASWLSPILGGVIGGGLVLGVFPYLPNQQEENTPITENASSGQEQSPNFTKTSASKNNSDSIADMVEELSPSIVGISNIQNQQSSFGFENNSNKGVESGTGTGIVFKKDGDKAYIVTNNHVVEGANKVKVSLFDGSDTEAKLVGSDALTDLAVLEISSKGIDSVASFGNSSKARPGDQVIAIGNPLGHDFSRTVTEGIISGINRSVDVSTSQGSWEMNVLQTDAAINAGNSGGPLINSDGQVIGINSLKISETGVESIGFAIPSNDLQPIVDELLEKGNVERPFLGVSMLDMERVPQNYQEGTLGLFGDQLNKGAYIDDVQSGSAAQKAGIKSGDVIVGINGKSVTNTGDLKNILYKETKIGDKVTMDVLREGKKQTFSVTLSQKEEES